The following proteins are encoded in a genomic region of Sorangiineae bacterium MSr12523:
- a CDS encoding LysM peptidoglycan-binding domain-containing protein codes for MFFSRVGFLDGPWEFYRLPGGEDYRITPASISASFSPESSPFEGERRMAAITFWCFNESVAPDPSVVDGLLEIHQWVKPNARRVRARDVLREWRHRDYLHEVARDLRCAVKTGLLRVELIPRYGIAFSRDKTPSERPPEQAKGEASDWVAFRLVDQDGEPVARRRFVLTGADKDERQGVLTSAGRERFERMAPGECKLVFGDFDVSDFSEPRALAGKQAEDTELVKSEGAAEIHVVKSEDTPWSISGKYGFENFETIWNAAENKGLRERRANAQGLAAGDELAIPEKKPKTLTLATAKETSFTVYLAKRQVRLWLLDHEGQRVPVGTPYRFTAGTVVRDGKTVDAPDGKGGSILIEERVPAHLERAFVEWGTRQPSEKSSAADPKDQWLKRGIEALAADSPSPFILGSTDSKSATGFPYAGYVNLQILDGSVVLDAAVEGRLRNRALFLGDTRISLALFAREYGIASGTEEEELRKTLRNVHRDGEPSRIDTSGYGDWVPPDSEEMPA; via the coding sequence ATGTTCTTTTCGCGAGTAGGCTTCTTGGACGGACCTTGGGAGTTCTACAGGCTACCTGGAGGCGAGGACTATCGCATCACGCCCGCATCGATCAGTGCGTCGTTTAGCCCCGAATCCAGCCCCTTCGAGGGCGAGCGTCGGATGGCGGCAATCACGTTCTGGTGCTTCAACGAAAGTGTCGCGCCCGATCCGTCGGTGGTGGACGGCCTACTCGAAATTCATCAATGGGTAAAGCCAAACGCTCGGCGCGTGCGAGCGCGGGACGTCCTGCGTGAGTGGCGGCATCGCGACTACCTTCACGAGGTGGCCCGCGATCTTCGTTGCGCGGTGAAGACGGGGCTCCTACGGGTGGAGCTCATCCCCCGATACGGGATTGCGTTCTCGAGGGACAAGACGCCGTCCGAGCGCCCACCCGAACAAGCGAAAGGCGAGGCCAGCGACTGGGTCGCATTCCGCCTTGTCGACCAGGATGGTGAGCCCGTCGCGCGCCGGCGATTCGTGCTGACCGGAGCCGACAAGGACGAGCGCCAAGGGGTGCTGACGTCGGCGGGCCGCGAGCGATTCGAGCGAATGGCCCCCGGGGAATGCAAGCTTGTCTTCGGCGACTTTGACGTGAGTGATTTCAGCGAGCCGCGCGCTCTCGCGGGCAAGCAAGCCGAGGATACCGAGCTGGTCAAGAGCGAAGGCGCGGCCGAGATTCATGTGGTGAAGTCCGAGGACACGCCCTGGAGCATTTCCGGGAAGTACGGCTTCGAGAATTTCGAGACGATTTGGAATGCGGCGGAGAACAAAGGGCTTCGCGAGAGGCGCGCGAACGCACAGGGGCTGGCTGCGGGCGACGAACTCGCCATCCCGGAAAAGAAGCCGAAGACGCTCACGCTGGCCACGGCCAAGGAAACGTCCTTTACCGTGTATCTGGCGAAGCGGCAGGTGCGCCTCTGGCTGCTGGATCATGAGGGCCAGCGCGTTCCTGTGGGTACGCCGTACCGATTCACCGCGGGCACGGTCGTCCGCGACGGGAAGACGGTGGATGCGCCGGACGGGAAGGGCGGGAGCATCCTCATCGAAGAACGGGTTCCCGCCCATCTCGAGCGGGCGTTCGTCGAGTGGGGGACGAGGCAACCGAGCGAGAAGTCTTCCGCCGCCGATCCCAAGGACCAGTGGCTCAAGCGCGGCATCGAAGCGCTCGCCGCGGATTCGCCGTCGCCCTTCATTCTTGGGTCCACGGACTCCAAGTCCGCGACTGGCTTCCCATACGCAGGATACGTCAACCTGCAAATTCTTGACGGTAGCGTTGTATTGGACGCTGCCGTGGAGGGCCGTCTGCGAAACCGCGCGCTTTTTCTCGGCGATACGCGCATCAGCTTGGCCCTATTCGCACGGGAATATGGAATAGCGTCTGGCACCGAGGAAGAGGAATTGCGAAAAACGCTCCGGAACGTTCACCGTGATGGAGAGCCGAGCAGAATCGACACTTCCGGGTACGGCGACTGGGTTCCACCCGATTCCGAAGAGATGCCGGCATGA
- a CDS encoding SUMF1/EgtB/PvdO family nonheme iron enzyme, which translates to MATVEVGGGSSAAGRPEKAFCIDRTAVSAKQYRECLEKGSCTRLGKATVPASGPSSDFCVYGHYEYDPAPINCVTWAQAKTFCEARGKRLPTEKEWRWASSRDADARRSGKASAICWNRFDLGGPCPFNEDDKERQDQVGLWRAAETLREWSADARSGTARERRIVGETPDPTPGEQHQSKYDWEGLPESAASVNVGFRCAK; encoded by the coding sequence ATGGCTACCGTTGAGGTGGGAGGAGGAAGTTCGGCAGCAGGGCGCCCCGAGAAAGCATTCTGTATCGACCGGACCGCCGTCTCAGCGAAGCAATACAGGGAATGCCTCGAAAAGGGCAGTTGCACTCGCCTCGGCAAAGCGACGGTCCCCGCATCCGGACCATCGTCCGACTTTTGTGTCTACGGGCACTACGAATACGATCCGGCGCCCATTAACTGCGTAACATGGGCCCAAGCGAAGACGTTCTGCGAGGCGCGCGGCAAGCGCCTCCCCACGGAAAAGGAGTGGCGGTGGGCTTCGAGCCGCGACGCAGATGCGAGGCGCAGCGGAAAAGCAAGCGCGATTTGCTGGAACCGCTTCGACTTGGGCGGGCCATGCCCGTTCAACGAAGACGACAAGGAGCGGCAGGACCAAGTCGGTCTATGGCGCGCCGCTGAGACCCTTCGTGAATGGTCTGCGGACGCGCGTTCGGGGACCGCTCGAGAGCGAAGGATCGTCGGCGAGACACCGGACCCCACACCCGGTGAACAACATCAATCGAAGTACGATTGGGAAGGACTTCCGGAATCGGCGGCCTCGGTGAACGTCGGGTTTCGGTGCG